Proteins found in one Dermacentor silvarum isolate Dsil-2018 chromosome 8, BIME_Dsil_1.4, whole genome shotgun sequence genomic segment:
- the LOC119461983 gene encoding uncharacterized protein LOC119461983, with protein MFSAPKDLSAPGRGAAQASASSNDYRIVLPRLPTGKLVVDSVFLHADLAGRPYRAQDFRDALRNVIDLKEISSIGQFQMSHVWMVTCKSPMAKSNLVTCGDLSVKGRRCIVMDPEPTEVKMKLLWLPERLEDAYIRDSLQAYGKVKSISAESWRVSEMEEMRTLNRDVVLSLADGVGVGDVPHLLPVCGVQSLVLIPGRPPLCLRCNKVGHIRRNCRTPRCEDCRRFGHTAEECVVTYADKLRHRTRPPDECVQEHIMDATEVLDATGDVPCAAETSCAGKSRLNVKDNVIAQPPKDKEGSKATDDQSKQQCNEAPVIKQPVPAQQAKEAAENESSASPKLLDTCPVLVEDRRSNADTSIPKRRATNTSETSTDSDTTSTTRKARRRKTSKHSGKCRRSRSRRPGGGSEGASPLPSRTDHIDN; from the coding sequence atgttctccgctccaaaggatttatcggcccctggccgaggtgctgctcaggcgtcagccagcagcaatgactaccgtattgtgctacctcgtcttcctaccggtaagctggttgtggactccgttttcctgcatgctgacttagctggtcgaccgtacagagcccaagacttcagagacgcccttcggaatgttattgacctaaaggaaataagttccattggccaatttcagatgtcgcacgtgtggatggtgacgtgcaagtCACCAATGGCAAAATCAAATCTAGTCACGTGCGGGGATTTATCGGTGAAAGGAAGACGCTGCATCGTCATGGACCCTGAGCCCACggaagtaaaaatgaagcttttatggctacctgagcgtttggaagacgcctacattcgagattcactccaggcttacgggaaagtgaaatctatatcagcagaaagctggagagtatcggagatggaagaaatgcgtactctaaatcgtgatgtggtgttgtctcttgctgacggagtaggtgtgggtgacgttccacatctactacctgtctgtggagtgcagagccttgtactgattccaggcagacccccgctttgtctccgctgtaacaaggttggccacattcgtcgcaactgcagaactccacgttgtgaagactgccggcgctttggccacacagctgaagaatgtgtggtaACATACGCCGACAAGTTACGACATAGGACACGACCTCCTGACGAATGCGTGCAAGAACACATAATGGACGCCACAGAGGTTCTCGACGCGACCGGAGATGTTCCTTGTGCcgcggagaccagttgtgccggCAAGTCTCGTCTAAATGTAAAAGACAATGTCATCGCACAACCGCCCAAGGACAAGGAAGGTAGCAAAGCGACAGATGATCAGTCCAAGCAACAGTGCAATGAGGCGCCCGTAATCAAACAGCCAGTTCCTGCCCAGCAAGCTAAAGAGGCAGCCGAAAATGAATCATCTGCTTCACCCAAGCTTCTCGACACGTGCCCTGTGCTGGTAGAGGACAGGCGAAGTAACGCGGATACatcaattccgaagcgccgtGCGACAAACACATCGGAAACAAGCACGGACAGCGACACGACCAgtaccacaagaaaagcacgtcgccGCAAGACATCGAAACACTCAGGAAAATGCCGACGATCACGGTCCAGGAGGCCTGGTGGGGGTTCGGAGGGAGCCTCACCGTTGCCCTCAAGGACCGACCACATAGATAATTAG